A genomic window from Gossypium hirsutum isolate 1008001.06 chromosome D12, Gossypium_hirsutum_v2.1, whole genome shotgun sequence includes:
- the LOC121224228 gene encoding uncharacterized protein At2g29880-like — MSWKKMLEKVLPNAILKAKPNLESRIKTLKRDWSIVYDMLSGKNNSSFGWDEHRQPVVAEDAVWNSYVNSHKEAGQFKHRSFPYYDQLTVIYAKDRATGKDAQTTADIIEEIDIEDVATTNTHEERNDFYGCEADVSLDDMDLSATQSQPARNQGDSTFSKKKKKNCDASDHISSTLFHDAATLLAENIWTVGVEINRSIASKVLIQQKSEMTIQERALTLYPTLCEVEGLTEDERYRALSKIPDHLTQMLIFFSLPSFVRLEWVIRFLADY; from the exons atgagttggaaaaaaatgttagaaaaagttttaccGAATGCCATAttgaaggctaaacctaatcttgaatCGAGGATTAAGACATTGAAAAGAGATTGGTCAATCGTTTATGACATGCTTAGTGGAAAAAACAATAGCAGTTTTGGTTGGGATGAGCATAGGCAGCctgttgttgctgaagatgcggtgtGGAACTCATATGtaaat agtcataaagaagccggtcaattcaaacatcgtagtttcccttattatgaccaacttactgtcatctacgcaaaagatcgagccactgggaaagatgctcaaacaacTGCTGATATCATTGAAGAAATAGATATTGAGGATGTAGCTACTACAAATACGCATGAAGAAAGAAACGATTTCTATGGATGCGAAGCTGATgtttctttggatgacatggatctTTCAGCTACACAATCGCAACCAGCTAGAAACCAAGGTGATTCCACATtttcaaagaagaagaagaaaaattgtGATGCAAGTGATCATATTTCTTCTACTTTATTTCATgatgctgccactttattggcgGAAAACATATGGACTGTTGGCGTTGAAATCAATAGGAGTATTGCCTCCAAAGTGCTAATTCAACAAAAGTCAGAAATGACCATTCAAGAAAGAGCTCTAACATTATATCCAACATTATGTGAAGTAGAAGGTTTAACTGAGGATGAGCGCTATCGCGCATTGAGCAAAATTCCAGATCATCTAAcgcaaatgctcattttctttagCTTACCTTCTTTTGTGCGATTGGAATGGGTTATAAGATTTCTTGCTGACtattaa
- the LOC107946517 gene encoding glycine-rich RNA-binding protein RZ1A, whose translation MPEDTEYRCFIGNLSWSTSDRGLKDAFEKFGNLLEAKVATDKFSGRSRGFGFVTFDEKAAMEEAIEAMNGMDLDGRNITVDRAKPQQGSGRDYDGDRSRDRGRDRDHDRSRGYDGSRGSNGGECFKCGKPGHFARECPSDGARGGKYGGRGDRYSGGSDGGRYGPDRNGDRFGGRSRDAGSRGGSGSDRYSRDRSGPYERRGAGGPRSG comes from the exons ATGCCAGAAGACACAGAGTACCGCTGTTTTATTGGTAACCTTTCATGGTCAACATCTGATAGGGGCCTAAAAGATGCATTTGAAAAGTTTGGAAATCTTCTTGAGGCTAAG GTAGCTACTGACAAGTTTTCTGGCCGTTCTCGTGGATTCGGATTTGTCACTTTTGATGAGAAAGCAGCAATGGAAGAAGCTATTGAAGCAATGAATGGAATGGATTTGGACGGGCGGAATATAACTGTTGATAGAGCTAAACCTCAACAAGGGTCAGGGAGAGATTATGATGGTGACCGTAGCCGTGATCGTGGACGTGATCGTGACCACGATCGTAGCCGGGGCTATGATGGCAGTCGTGGATCTAATGGTGGGGAGTGTTTTAAGTGTGGGAAACCTGGACACTTTGCTAGGGAGTGTCCTAGTGATGGGGCTAGGGGGGGCAAGTATGGTGGTAGGGGGGATCGTTATAGTGGTGGTAGTGATGGTGGCCGTTATGGTCCTGACCGAAATGGAGACCGGTTTGGTGGGCGCAGCAGAGATGCAGGTAGTCGAGGGGGGTCTGGTAGTGACAGATATAGTCGTGATCGTTCTGGACCGTATGAGCGCCGTGGAGCTGGAGGTCCTCGTTCTGGATAA
- the LOC107943906 gene encoding c-Myc-binding protein, whose product MILEKDAKKEAFRKYLESSGAVDALTKVLVALYEQNEKPSSALEFIQQKLGGPTIYEYEKLQAEISDLQTKYNELQHEDACKELEELKNMHSSVSPSTKETNDGEPLKDEHVEKNS is encoded by the exons GAAAAAGATGCTAAGAAAGAAGCATTTAGGAAGTATCTTGAGTCCAGTGGAGCTGTTGATGCTCTCACCAaag TTTTGGTTGCATTGTATGAACAAAATGAGAAGCCATCTTCAGCCCTTGA GTTCATACAACAAAAATTAGGGGGTCCAactatatatgaatatgaaaagCTACAAGCTGAGATTTCAGACTTGCAAACAAAGTACAATGAGCTACAGCATGAGGATGCTTGCAAAGAG TTAGAGGAGCTTAAGAATATGCATTCTTCAGTTTCACCATCGACAAAGGAGACTAATGATGGGGAGCCATTGAAAGATGAGCATGTTGAGAAGAACTCATGA